A section of the Leptotrichia sp. HSP-342 genome encodes:
- a CDS encoding ISAs1 family transposase, translating into MIKIDRKKKGYFCLQVKGNQKTLKEDIEDYFADKEFRKKLKEEGMYSRKTEKQRGRLKTREYYYTEETEWLIKRNKEWKEVKGIGASILTTEENGKNQEQKRYYITNTAGGVEEFVRAVRGHWAIESYHWILDVTFREDANKTLNKNAARNLNILRKLAISILEELPFRKKFSRRIKR; encoded by the coding sequence ATGATAAAAATAGATAGGAAAAAGAAGGGCTATTTCTGTCTCCAGGTAAAAGGGAACCAGAAGACTTTAAAAGAAGATATAGAAGATTACTTTGCTGACAAGGAATTCAGAAAAAAATTAAAGGAAGAAGGAATGTACAGCAGGAAAACAGAAAAGCAAAGGGGGCGGCTGAAAACTAGGGAATATTACTATACTGAAGAAACAGAATGGCTTATTAAAAGAAATAAGGAATGGAAGGAAGTAAAAGGGATAGGTGCATCAATTTTAACAACAGAAGAAAATGGAAAAAATCAGGAACAGAAAAGATATTACATAACGAATACAGCAGGGGGAGTGGAAGAATTTGTAAGAGCGGTAAGAGGACATTGGGCAATAGAAAGTTATCATTGGATACTGGATGTGACATTCAGAGAAGATGCAAATAAGACATTAAACAAAAATGCGGCAAGAAACTTAAATATTCTAAGGAAATTAGCAATCTCAATACTGGAAGAACTGCCGTTCAGAAAGAAATTTAGCAGAAGGATAAAGAGATAA
- a CDS encoding heavy metal translocating P-type ATPase, with protein MKTNECTLFIEGVDCPNCAAKIERKLNTLQRIKAATVDFLGKRVIIESENFSQDELVKFIQDEVSKIKDGVKISTKKLHAHSHDHSHSHAHSHDHSHSHTHGEEDTDKIKKKLLIGGILFVLGIFIPKTLFIPKLAVFLISYFIIGGDVLLSAVKNILKGQVFDENFLMAIATVGAFAIGEYPEGVAVMLFYQLGELFQGIAVNNSRKSIIALMDIRPDYANLKTDNGIKKVNPEEIKVADIIVVKPGEKVPLDGKIINGNSTFDTSALTGESLPREAKTGDNVLSGFINKTGLVEIEVVKVFSESTVSKILNLVENASSKKSKTENFITKFAKYYTPAVVITALIMAIFPPLLISGATFTDWIYRALIFLVVSCPCALIISIPLGFFGGIGGASKHGILVKGANYLEALNDVESVVMDKTGTLTKGVFKVTEINVENNVKINDFENNKTDLTQSLLLKYAAHIEKFSNHPIAQSIVSEYENSATKIDESIIKDFEEISGFGIKANINNHQILAGNSKLMNLENIKFTEKENLGTVIYIAFDGQYIGNILISDEIKVDSPKAIKGMKANGIKEIVMLTGDNNAIGKNIAQKLGIDKVFAELLPNEKVEKLEEIYKTKSEKGKVVFVGDGINDAPVLARADIGIAMGGVGSDAAIEAADVVIMNDEPSKIVTAMKIAKKTKTIVWQNITLAFAVKLIILILGLFGDATMWEAVFADVGVALLAVLNATRVLKYKVDEN; from the coding sequence ATGAAAACTAATGAATGCACATTGTTTATTGAAGGGGTAGACTGCCCAAATTGTGCTGCTAAGATTGAACGTAAATTAAATACATTGCAAAGGATTAAGGCAGCTACTGTTGATTTCCTTGGAAAACGAGTTATTATAGAATCTGAGAATTTTTCACAAGATGAACTGGTGAAATTTATTCAAGATGAGGTAAGTAAAATTAAGGACGGAGTAAAGATTTCTACCAAAAAACTTCATGCCCATAGCCATGATCATTCGCATTCTCATGCACACTCTCATGATCACAGCCACTCTCACACTCATGGAGAAGAGGATACTGATAAAATAAAGAAAAAATTATTAATTGGTGGAATTTTATTTGTTTTAGGAATTTTTATTCCAAAAACTTTATTTATTCCTAAATTAGCTGTATTTCTAATAAGTTATTTCATAATCGGTGGTGATGTACTGCTGTCTGCTGTAAAAAATATTTTGAAGGGGCAAGTTTTTGATGAAAACTTTTTGATGGCGATTGCTACAGTTGGGGCATTTGCTATTGGAGAATACCCTGAAGGTGTGGCTGTTATGTTATTCTATCAGCTTGGAGAACTGTTTCAAGGCATTGCAGTTAATAATTCAAGAAAATCTATTATAGCGTTAATGGACATTCGTCCTGATTATGCAAATCTTAAAACTGATAATGGAATAAAAAAAGTAAATCCTGAAGAAATAAAAGTTGCTGACATTATTGTAGTAAAACCAGGAGAAAAAGTACCTTTAGATGGAAAAATTATAAATGGAAATTCAACTTTTGACACTTCTGCACTAACAGGAGAATCACTTCCTCGTGAAGCAAAAACAGGGGATAATGTCCTAAGTGGATTTATAAATAAAACAGGTCTTGTGGAAATTGAAGTTGTAAAAGTGTTTTCAGAATCAACTGTTTCCAAAATACTTAACTTGGTGGAAAATGCAAGCAGTAAAAAATCAAAAACAGAAAACTTTATTACAAAATTTGCAAAATATTATACTCCAGCAGTTGTAATAACAGCTTTAATTATGGCAATTTTCCCTCCATTATTAATTTCAGGTGCAACATTTACAGACTGGATTTATCGTGCTTTAATTTTCCTTGTTGTATCTTGTCCATGTGCTTTGATTATCTCTATTCCATTAGGATTTTTTGGCGGAATTGGTGGTGCTTCAAAACATGGGATTCTGGTAAAAGGTGCAAATTATCTAGAAGCACTGAATGATGTGGAAAGTGTCGTTATGGACAAGACTGGAACTTTGACAAAAGGTGTCTTCAAAGTTACTGAAATAAACGTTGAAAATAATGTAAAAATAAATGATTTTGAAAATAATAAAACTGATTTGACACAATCTTTATTATTAAAATATGCTGCACATATTGAAAAATTTTCGAATCATCCTATTGCACAGTCAATAGTTTCTGAATATGAAAATTCTGCTACAAAAATTGATGAAAGTATTATAAAAGATTTTGAAGAAATTTCAGGATTTGGAATAAAAGCTAACATAAATAACCATCAGATTTTGGCTGGAAATTCTAAATTGATGAACTTGGAAAATATTAAATTTACTGAAAAAGAAAATCTAGGAACTGTAATTTACATTGCGTTTGATGGACAATATATCGGAAATATCCTGATTTCTGATGAAATAAAAGTAGATTCTCCAAAAGCAATCAAGGGAATGAAAGCAAACGGAATCAAGGAAATTGTAATGCTTACTGGCGATAACAATGCAATTGGTAAAAATATTGCTCAAAAACTTGGAATTGACAAAGTTTTTGCTGAGCTGCTTCCAAATGAGAAAGTTGAAAAGCTGGAAGAAATTTACAAGACTAAAAGTGAAAAAGGGAAAGTTGTATTCGTAGGAGATGGAATAAATGATGCTCCTGTGCTTGCCAGAGCTGATATCGGAATCGCAATGGGAGGTGTCGGAAGTGATGCCGCCATCGAAGCTGCCGATGTTGTAATAATGAACGATGAACCTTCAAAAATTGTAACTGCTATGAAAATAGCTAAAAAAACTAAAACAATTGTATGGCAAAATATCACTTTAGCATTTGCTGTAAAATTAATAATTCTAATTCTAGGGCTTTTTGGGGATGCAACAATGTGGGAAGCTGTATTTGCAGACGTTGGTGTTGCTTTGCTTGCTGTATTGAATGCAACTAGAGTCTTGAAATATAAAGTTGATGAAAACTAG
- a CDS encoding DUF1003 domain-containing protein, producing MLKEVDDEVKREEIIHMLLEQKVSKVIKEEEEEKRKFSYKVSNFAGSTRFILFVIIFVLVWIVVDIFFFLKGQFNPYSFVIMNAILSFIMLIFCSIIIFNQNKKKKIDEKKSENDYKVNLKNEIIIEDMHYKLDDLIEKQDEIVKRVQELEKRRKVPPIKEKKEYKFIDISEKGRNKHY from the coding sequence ATGTTAAAGGAAGTGGATGATGAAGTAAAAAGAGAAGAGATTATCCACATGCTGCTAGAACAGAAGGTTTCTAAAGTTATAAAAGAAGAAGAAGAGGAAAAAAGAAAATTTTCATATAAAGTTTCAAATTTTGCAGGAAGCACTAGATTTATTCTTTTTGTGATAATATTTGTTTTAGTGTGGATTGTAGTAGATATATTCTTTTTTTTAAAAGGTCAATTTAACCCATATTCATTTGTAATAATGAATGCTATTTTATCTTTTATTATGTTAATTTTTTGTTCAATTATAATTTTTAATCAGAACAAAAAAAAGAAAATCGATGAGAAAAAATCTGAAAATGATTATAAAGTTAATTTAAAAAATGAAATTATAATAGAAGATATGCATTATAAACTAGATGATTTAATTGAAAAGCAGGATGAGATTGTAAAACGTGTTCAAGAACTTGAAAAAAGACGAAAAGTTCCACCAATAAAAGAAAAAAAAGAATATAAATTTATTGATATTTCTGAAAAGGGTAGAAATAAGCATTACTAA
- a CDS encoding ISAs1 family transposase, protein MTQIEDKQQASKIKHKLSDIVVITLFAMLANVEYWEEIEEFGKLYLKTLKRYLELPHDTIQRVMATIEPEVTEVLLTKWMELKISGEYKKIRKILNIDGKFLNGMKNKNNSPLDIVSAYSKEDGICYSQVAVEGKGNEIEVILRLLDKISVKECIVTIDAIGTQKEIIKKIGKKKGYFCLQVKGNQKTLKEDIEDYFADKGFRKKLKEEGMYSRKTEKQRGRLETREYYYTEETEWLIKRNKEWKEVKGIGASILTTEENGKKQEQKRYYITNIEGEWKNL, encoded by the coding sequence ATTACTCAAATAGAGGACAAGCAACAGGCTTCAAAAATAAAACACAAGTTAAGTGACATTGTTGTGATTACTCTTTTTGCTATGCTTGCGAATGTTGAATATTGGGAAGAGATTGAGGAATTTGGGAAACTGTATCTTAAAACATTAAAAAGATACTTGGAGCTGCCGCATGATACTATTCAAAGAGTCATGGCTACAATAGAGCCTGAAGTTACAGAAGTTCTTTTGACAAAATGGATGGAGCTAAAAATTTCCGGGGAATATAAAAAAATAAGAAAAATATTGAATATTGATGGGAAATTTTTAAACGGAATGAAGAATAAAAACAACAGCCCATTAGACATAGTATCTGCGTATTCTAAAGAAGATGGAATCTGTTATTCACAAGTGGCGGTTGAAGGAAAAGGGAATGAGATAGAAGTGATATTACGTCTGCTTGATAAAATCTCAGTAAAGGAATGTATAGTTACAATAGATGCGATAGGAACCCAGAAAGAAATCATAAAAAAGATAGGAAAGAAGAAGGGCTATTTCTGTCTCCAGGTAAAAGGGAACCAGAAGACTTTAAAAGAAGATATAGAAGATTACTTTGCTGACAAGGGATTCAGAAAAAAATTAAAGGAAGAAGGAATGTACAGCAGGAAAACAGAAAAGCAAAGGGGTCGACTGGAAACTAGGGAATATTACTATACTGAAGAAACAGAATGGCTTATTAAAAGAAATAAGGAATGGAAAGAAGTAAAAGGGATAGGCGCATCAATTTTAACAACAGAAGAAAATGGAAAAAAGCAGGAACAGAAAAGGTATTACATAACGAATATAGAAGGGGAGTGGAAGAATTTGTAA
- a CDS encoding PepSY domain-containing protein, with amino-acid sequence MKILEKRMTPFLILAMLSVSADINLYSAEITTVTIRNNRVKINLERAKKIVFEHSKIHSNNAKLTKLILEKENKKYVYAIEFYYKNKRYRYNVDANTGKVITYSSTERLISDSRWGVGKDITFQAKNAPAVAPSPAPIEQKTEPDAYADMQSKLEFSKRITEEESYYRAKYNFSRKEKNVENIILEQLKKNVYDDLNYASFEEIILIDAEKSIYKGTIKANYIEYNFKINLSTGKILKWKLKK; translated from the coding sequence ATGAAAATACTAGAAAAAAGAATGACACCATTTTTAATTTTAGCAATGTTGTCTGTTTCAGCTGACATAAATTTGTATTCTGCAGAAATAACAACTGTAACAATAAGAAACAATAGAGTGAAAATAAATTTGGAAAGAGCCAAAAAAATTGTTTTTGAACATTCTAAAATACATTCAAATAATGCAAAATTGACAAAACTTATTTTAGAAAAAGAAAATAAAAAATATGTTTATGCAATTGAATTTTATTATAAAAATAAAAGATATAGATATAATGTTGATGCAAATACAGGAAAAGTAATCACATATAGTTCTACTGAAAGACTTATATCTGATTCTCGTTGGGGCGTTGGAAAAGATATAACATTCCAAGCGAAAAATGCACCAGCAGTAGCACCGTCACCAGCACCAATAGAACAAAAGACTGAACCTGATGCATATGCTGATATGCAGAGTAAATTAGAATTTAGCAAAAGAATAACTGAGGAAGAAAGTTATTACAGAGCTAAATACAACTTCAGTAGGAAAGAAAAAAATGTAGAAAATATCATTTTAGAGCAATTGAAGAAAAATGTTTATGATGATCTGAATTATGCTTCATTTGAAGAAATTATTCTTATAGATGCTGAAAAATCAATTTATAAGGGTACAATAAAAGCCAATTATATAGAGTATAATTTTAAAATTAATTTGTCAACAGGCAAAATTTTAAAATGGAAATTAAAAAAATAG
- the mscL gene encoding large-conductance mechanosensitive channel protein MscL, with protein MFKEFKEFISKGNVMDLAVGVIIGAAFGKIVTSLVDDIIMPIIGIILGKIDFSNLKIVITPATETTPEAAVKYGLFIQNVVNFLIMAFVIFLMVKFVNKLRKPVAKTAEEVIEAVPTKEETLLAEIRDILKNK; from the coding sequence ATGTTTAAAGAATTCAAAGAATTTATCTCAAAAGGGAATGTAATGGATTTAGCAGTTGGAGTTATTATTGGTGCCGCTTTTGGAAAAATAGTAACTTCATTAGTTGATGATATAATTATGCCTATTATTGGAATTATTTTAGGGAAAATTGATTTCTCAAATTTAAAAATAGTTATTACTCCTGCTACTGAAACAACTCCAGAAGCTGCGGTAAAATATGGATTATTTATTCAAAATGTAGTCAATTTTCTAATTATGGCATTTGTTATTTTCTTAATGGTAAAATTTGTAAATAAATTAAGAAAACCTGTTGCCAAAACTGCAGAAGAAGTTATTGAAGCTGTTCCAACAAAAGAAGAAACATTATTGGCTGAAATTAGAGATATTTTGAAAAATAAATAA
- a CDS encoding transposase family protein → MSENNQNLKELLIHITQIEDKRQTLKIKHKLSDIVVITLFAMLANVEYWEEIEEPRKK, encoded by the coding sequence ATGTCGGAAAATAACCAAAATCTAAAAGAATTGTTAATACATATTACTCAAATAGAGGACAAAAGACAGACTTTAAAAATAAAACACAAGTTAAGTGACATTGTTGTGATTACTCTTTTTGCTATGCTTGCGAATGTTGAATATTGGGAAGAGATTGAGGAACCCAGAAAGAAATGA
- a CDS encoding DUF4300 family protein, with the protein MKNKRLVLILTLMAVLTVGCSKKNDSKINNLKSQNISKNEKVTENLTKEYLKSINYSNLADKDTQQKVKESLENAGIDSNSINLFFKSVNYYNEATQNEGLIKSGFINSNNINPTYDEVAIQKIWDKKNKNFPGFNCRITAFTFMKDYVKVEKPVVKTGEMLFMDVESLKNMPFELFSKNEKDKFVNLFSEIPTKATKDVKVHVENVKNVWKERGVTFNKNSKISMISVFFHFNDEPQENILFIGHVGILIPEKDGKLMFIEKLAFQQPYQVLKFNNRTELNDYLMNKYDTAWGQPVARPFIMENDELLKEYRNNPNNKS; encoded by the coding sequence ATGAAAAATAAAAGATTGGTATTAATCTTAACATTAATGGCTGTACTCACTGTAGGATGTTCTAAAAAAAATGATAGTAAGATTAATAATTTGAAAAGTCAGAATATATCTAAAAACGAAAAAGTTACAGAAAATTTGACAAAAGAGTATTTAAAAAGTATAAATTATTCAAATTTAGCAGATAAAGATACCCAGCAAAAAGTTAAGGAAAGTTTAGAAAATGCTGGAATTGATTCAAATAGTATAAATCTCTTTTTCAAAAGTGTGAATTATTATAATGAGGCAACGCAAAATGAAGGGCTTATAAAATCAGGATTTATTAATTCTAACAATATAAATCCGACCTATGATGAAGTTGCTATACAAAAAATTTGGGATAAAAAAAATAAAAACTTTCCAGGATTTAATTGTCGAATAACTGCATTTACTTTTATGAAAGATTATGTAAAAGTAGAAAAACCTGTTGTAAAAACTGGAGAAATGCTTTTTATGGATGTAGAATCGCTAAAAAATATGCCATTTGAGTTATTTTCTAAAAATGAAAAAGACAAATTTGTTAATTTATTTTCAGAAATTCCTACGAAAGCTACTAAAGATGTGAAAGTTCACGTTGAAAATGTAAAAAATGTTTGGAAAGAGCGAGGAGTTACATTTAATAAAAATAGTAAAATATCAATGATTTCTGTGTTTTTCCATTTTAATGATGAGCCACAAGAAAATATTTTATTTATTGGGCATGTTGGAATTTTGATTCCTGAAAAGGATGGAAAATTAATGTTTATTGAAAAATTGGCATTTCAGCAACCTTACCAAGTATTGAAATTTAATAATAGGACAGAATTGAATGATTATCTTATGAATAAATACGATACTGCTTGGGGACAGCCAGTTGCTAGACCATTTATTATGGAAAATGATGAATTGTTAAAGGAATATAGAAATAATCCAAATAATAAAAGTTAG
- a CDS encoding transposase produces the protein MDETDFDEYYYREYGWSKRGIYVEGKKRGLRYSRINLVTGKIGNALIGSMIYRETMESEFFEEWFREILLRDIEKLGKRVLIVMDNARFHRKNILEKIIKGTGHCLLFLPPYSLDLNPIEKLWANMKKKLKDIAHNFNTLEEAVTSVLFNKLVQF, from the coding sequence ATTGATGAAACAGACTTTGACGAATATTACTACCGTGAATACGGCTGGAGTAAAAGGGGAATATATGTTGAAGGGAAGAAAAGAGGATTAAGATATTCAAGAATAAATCTGGTTACCGGAAAAATAGGGAATGCACTGATAGGAAGTATGATATACAGGGAAACAATGGAAAGTGAATTTTTTGAAGAATGGTTCAGGGAAATACTTTTAAGAGATATTGAAAAATTAGGGAAGAGAGTTCTAATAGTGATGGATAATGCGAGATTTCATAGAAAGAATATATTAGAAAAGATAATAAAGGGGACGGGACATTGTCTATTATTTCTTCCGCCGTATTCTCTGGATTTAAATCCAATAGAAAAATTATGGGCTAATATGAAGAAAAAATTAAAAGACATAGCTCATAATTTTAATACACTAGAAGAAGCAGTTACTTCTGTTTTATTTAATAAATTAGTTCAGTTTTAA
- a CDS encoding IS630 transposase-related protein, which produces MAYEKDYRKRILNFYYENGKTKTLFQFNISSSTLYRWIKLKKETGDLSSRIRKRKFKVLDPEKLDEYMKNPENVDKYIREIAKDFGCGKETVRVALKKLGYTRKKNRQNTGSRTRKK; this is translated from the coding sequence ATGGCATATGAAAAAGATTATAGAAAAAGAATTTTAAATTTTTATTACGAAAATGGAAAAACAAAAACATTATTTCAGTTCAACATAAGTTCCAGCACATTGTACAGATGGATAAAACTTAAGAAGGAAACAGGAGATCTTTCATCAAGAATACGGAAAAGAAAATTTAAGGTGCTTGATCCTGAAAAACTTGATGAATATATGAAAAATCCAGAGAATGTAGATAAATACATCCGTGAAATAGCAAAAGATTTTGGCTGTGGAAAGGAGACAGTGAGAGTGGCACTGAAAAAATTAGGATACACAAGAAAAAAAAACAGACAAAATACAGGGAGCAGGACGAGAAAAAAGTAA
- a CDS encoding DEAD/DEAH box helicase, protein MQRFEDFGLSTEMLNALSKKGFEEPSEIQKLVVPELLKERTHLIGQAQTGTGKTAAFGIPILETIEADKTVRALILAPTRELANQVADEIYSLKGTKDLKVLAVYGGASIENQIKKLKSGIDIVVGTPGRIMDLMRKKVLKVDNLDYFVLDEADEMLNMGFLEDIEAILEKTNDEKKMLFFSATIPKAIMAIAKRFMPEHKLLKVEKKELTTNLTEQIYYEVKQEDKFEALCRVLDYEQDFYGIVFCRTKSEVDDVTNKLKARNYDAECIHGDITQALRQKALDLFKKKILTILVATDVAARGIDVSNLTHVINYSIPQEAESYVHRIGRTGRAGQKGIAITFVTPREASKLAQIKRITKTDIKRENIPNVEEILEAKKEALIAYVDEIIKENDFDAYSELAEKLIDGRDPKQVLASVLRHVYEDEFLPDNYNEIEDVKVKINDKTRLFIALGSKDGYNVGRLLDLLNKKAKTPGRKVKDVKIMDKYSFITVPLQEAEYIMRALNSKKDAKPLVEEATGGRNGGEKSSKKSDKRRNRKGRKKSSNKKSSKGKKDSKKDKKDKKTKKAKK, encoded by the coding sequence ATGCAAAGATTTGAAGATTTTGGATTAAGTACAGAGATGCTTAATGCTTTAAGTAAAAAAGGATTTGAGGAGCCAAGTGAAATACAAAAATTGGTAGTCCCTGAATTATTAAAGGAAAGAACGCACTTAATAGGACAAGCTCAGACAGGAACAGGAAAAACAGCCGCATTTGGTATTCCAATTTTAGAAACAATTGAAGCTGATAAAACAGTTAGAGCTTTAATTTTAGCTCCAACAAGAGAACTTGCCAATCAAGTTGCCGATGAAATTTATTCATTAAAAGGAACAAAGGATTTAAAAGTGCTTGCTGTTTATGGTGGGGCTTCAATAGAAAACCAGATAAAAAAATTAAAATCTGGAATAGATATTGTTGTTGGAACACCTGGACGTATAATGGACTTAATGAGAAAAAAAGTACTAAAAGTTGACAATTTAGATTATTTTGTATTGGATGAAGCCGATGAAATGCTAAATATGGGATTTTTGGAAGACATCGAAGCAATTTTAGAAAAAACTAACGATGAGAAAAAAATGTTATTCTTCTCAGCAACAATCCCTAAAGCAATTATGGCGATTGCCAAAAGATTTATGCCAGAACACAAATTATTAAAAGTTGAGAAAAAAGAACTTACTACTAATTTGACTGAACAAATTTACTATGAGGTAAAACAGGAAGATAAATTTGAAGCTTTATGCAGAGTTCTTGATTATGAACAAGATTTTTATGGAATTGTATTTTGCCGTACAAAATCTGAAGTAGATGATGTTACAAATAAATTAAAAGCTCGAAACTACGATGCAGAGTGTATTCATGGAGATATTACCCAAGCACTTAGACAAAAAGCACTTGATTTATTCAAGAAAAAAATATTGACAATATTAGTTGCAACAGATGTTGCTGCACGTGGAATTGACGTAAGTAATCTGACACACGTTATTAACTACTCTATTCCGCAAGAAGCCGAGTCTTATGTTCATAGAATAGGTAGAACAGGTCGTGCCGGTCAAAAAGGTATCGCAATAACATTTGTAACTCCAAGAGAAGCTAGCAAGCTTGCTCAAATTAAACGTATCACAAAAACAGACATTAAGAGAGAAAATATTCCAAACGTAGAAGAAATTTTAGAAGCAAAAAAAGAAGCATTAATTGCTTATGTAGATGAAATCATTAAAGAAAACGATTTTGATGCATACTCAGAACTAGCTGAAAAATTAATAGATGGAAGAGATCCAAAACAAGTTCTTGCTTCTGTATTAAGACATGTTTATGAAGACGAATTCTTGCCTGATAATTATAATGAAATCGAAGATGTAAAAGTCAAAATTAATGATAAGACAAGACTATTTATTGCACTTGGAAGCAAAGATGGCTACAATGTAGGAAGATTGCTTGACTTATTAAATAAAAAAGCAAAAACACCAGGAAGAAAAGTAAAAGATGTAAAAATTATGGATAAATATTCTTTTATTACAGTTCCATTACAAGAAGCAGAATACATAATGCGTGCTTTAAATTCCAAAAAAGATGCCAAACCACTTGTTGAAGAAGCTACAGGAGGAAGAAACGGTGGAGAAAAGTCTAGCAAAAAATCAGATAAAAGAAGAAATAGAAAAGGAAGAAAAAAATCTTCCAATAAAAAGTCATCAAAAGGAAAGAAAGATAGCAAAAAAGATAAAAAAGATAAAAAAACTAAAAAAGCAAAAAAATAG